One Sporohalobacter salinus DNA window includes the following coding sequences:
- a CDS encoding DUF3794 domain-containing protein: MNKDNLFICELITIDQNFKYISPYVESKEFIKEKNLLIPHIKPDIQQLVKIIIKPKITSKKIIYTPENYKLIVNGIITENIHYVADNKKQSVHCTQFKFSFYNFINLYHNQIKDIKIRIDDVFIQLCKKRFLKQSMLMSICVIPKRKCYH, translated from the coding sequence ATGAATAAAGATAATCTATTTATCTGCGAATTAATTACCATAGATCAAAACTTTAAATATATTAGTCCTTATGTGGAGTCTAAAGAATTTATAAAAGAAAAGAATTTATTAATACCACATATAAAGCCTGATATACAACAATTAGTCAAAATTATCATTAAACCAAAAATAACTTCTAAAAAAATAATTTATACCCCAGAAAATTATAAATTAATAGTAAATGGAATAATAACAGAAAATATACATTACGTAGCTGATAATAAAAAACAGAGCGTTCATTGTACACAATTTAAATTTTCATTCTATAATTTTATTAATTTGTATCACAATCAAATAAAAGATATTAAAATTAGAATAGATGATGTATTCATTCAATTATGTAAGAAAAGATTTTTAAAGCAGTCTATGCTAATGTCTATCTGTGTTATTCCAAAAAGAAAATGCTATCATTAA